In Caldisericota bacterium, a genomic segment contains:
- a CDS encoding ABC transporter ATP-binding protein, with translation MIETKNLTKDFGKLLAVNNLNITVNSGEIYGFLGPNGAGKTTTIKMLTGLLKPTKGTALIDGIDILKNPIQAKGHIGLVPDSPMVYQKLTGREFLYFVADIFEVHRDSAKKKANEMFKMFSLEDKADVMIENYSHGMRQKIVISAALIHDPSVLIFDEPTVGLDPASAKLVKDLLRALAEKGKTIFMSTHILEIAERMCDRIGIINQGELIVEGTIQELREKAKDKTANLEDLFLELTGGEDTKDLIKFLGY, from the coding sequence ATGATTGAAACAAAAAATTTAACAAAAGATTTTGGGAAGTTACTTGCTGTAAATAATTTAAACATCACAGTAAACTCAGGCGAGATATATGGATTTTTAGGTCCAAATGGAGCAGGGAAAACAACAACAATAAAGATGCTTACAGGGCTTTTGAAGCCAACAAAAGGTACAGCATTAATTGATGGTATTGATATCCTTAAAAATCCAATCCAGGCAAAAGGGCATATTGGATTGGTCCCGGATAGCCCTATGGTATATCAAAAACTTACTGGAAGAGAATTTCTTTATTTTGTGGCAGATATTTTTGAAGTTCATAGAGACAGTGCAAAAAAGAAGGCAAATGAAATGTTTAAAATGTTTTCGCTAGAGGATAAAGCAGATGTGATGATAGAAAATTATTCTCATGGTATGAGGCAAAAGATCGTTATCTCTGCGGCATTAATTCACGATCCATCTGTTCTTATTTTTGATGAACCGACAGTAGGATTAGATCCCGCCAGTGCCAAACTTGTAAAAGATCTTCTTCGCGCACTTGCTGAGAAGGGCAAAACGATTTTTATGTCCACTCATATCCTTGAAATTGCTGAAAGAATGTGTGATAGGATTGGCATTATTAATCAAGGGGAACTTATTGTAGAAGGCACTATTCAAGAGCTCCGGGAAAAAGCAAAAGATAAAACTGCAAATCTTGAAGACCTGTTTCTTGAACTTACGGGTGGAGAAGATACGAAAGATCTGATTAAGTTTTTAGGGTATTAA